A part of Pseudomonas sp. HR96 genomic DNA contains:
- the pepN gene encoding aminopeptidase N, whose translation MRTEQPKMIYLKDYQAPDYLIDETHLTFELHDDHTLVHTQLVMRRNPELDASLPPLVLDGQALELLAVALGDKELSAGDYQVDDNHLTVHPASASFSLDTSVRIHPETNTALEGLYKSSGMFCTQCEAEGFRKITYYLDRPDVMSRFTTTLSADKLAYPILLSNGNPVASGPEGDDRHWATWEDPFMKPAYLFALVAGDLWCVEDKFTTMSGREVTLRIYVEPENIDKCQHAMTSLQKSMRWDEEVYGREYDLDIFMIVAVNDFNMGAMENKGLNIFNSSAVLARAETATDAAHQRVEAIVAHEYFHNWSGNRVTCRDWFQLSLKEGFTVFRDSGFSADMNSATVKRIQDVAFLRTHQFAEDAGPMAHAVRPESFIEISNFYTLTVYEKGSEVVGMLHTLLGPQGFRKGSDLYFERHDGQAVTCDDFVKAMEDANGVDLTQFKRWYSQAGTPRLAVSEAYDAAAQTYRLTFRQSCPATPDKVDKLPFVIPVAMGLLDSQGRGLSVRLQGEEGDVGTSRVLSVTEAEQTFTFVDVPEKPLPSLLRGFSAPVKLSFPYDRDQLMYLMQHDSDGFNRWDATQQLAVQVLQELIGQHQAGQPLVMDPRLIRALGTVLDNPELDPAMVTELLSLPSEAYLTEISEVADVEAIHAAREFARKQLADSLFDTLWQRYQANRGVSKTTEYVAEAEHFARRALQNIALSYLMLSGRPEVLAAAQEQFANADNMTERLTALAVLVNSPFTAECDAALATFAEQFKDNPLVMDQWFSVQAASPLPGGLARVKALMQHPAFTLKNPNKVRALIGSFAGQNLINFHAADGSGYRFIADLVIQLNATNPQIASRQLAPLTRWRKYDSARQALMKAELERIRASGELSSDVYEVVSKSLA comes from the coding sequence ATGCGCACCGAACAGCCGAAGATGATCTACCTCAAGGACTATCAGGCGCCCGATTACCTGATCGACGAAACCCACCTGACCTTCGAACTGCATGACGACCACACCCTGGTGCACACCCAGCTGGTGATGCGCCGCAATCCCGAGCTGGACGCTTCCCTGCCGCCGTTGGTGCTCGACGGCCAGGCGCTGGAGTTGCTTGCGGTCGCCCTGGGCGATAAAGAGCTGAGTGCCGGCGACTACCAGGTCGACGACAATCACCTGACCGTACACCCGGCCAGCGCCAGCTTCAGCCTCGACACCAGCGTGCGCATCCACCCCGAAACCAACACCGCGCTGGAAGGCCTGTACAAGTCCAGCGGCATGTTCTGCACCCAGTGCGAGGCCGAAGGCTTTCGCAAGATCACCTATTACCTCGACCGCCCGGACGTGATGAGCCGCTTCACCACCACGCTCAGCGCCGACAAGCTGGCGTACCCGATCCTGCTGTCCAACGGCAACCCGGTGGCCAGCGGCCCCGAGGGTGACGACCGGCACTGGGCCACCTGGGAAGACCCGTTCATGAAACCGGCCTACCTGTTCGCGCTGGTGGCCGGCGACCTGTGGTGCGTGGAGGACAAGTTCACCACGATGTCCGGGCGCGAGGTGACCCTGCGCATCTACGTCGAGCCGGAAAACATCGACAAGTGCCAGCACGCCATGACCAGCCTGCAGAAGTCCATGCGCTGGGACGAAGAGGTGTATGGCCGCGAGTACGACCTGGACATCTTCATGATCGTCGCGGTCAACGACTTCAACATGGGCGCCATGGAGAACAAGGGCCTCAACATCTTCAACTCCAGCGCCGTGCTGGCCCGCGCCGAAACCGCCACCGACGCGGCGCACCAGCGGGTCGAGGCGATCGTCGCCCACGAGTATTTCCACAACTGGTCGGGCAACCGCGTGACCTGCCGCGACTGGTTCCAGTTGTCGCTCAAGGAAGGCTTCACGGTGTTCCGCGACTCCGGCTTCTCCGCCGACATGAACTCGGCCACGGTCAAACGCATCCAGGACGTGGCCTTCCTGCGCACCCACCAGTTCGCCGAAGACGCCGGCCCCATGGCCCACGCCGTACGCCCGGAGAGCTTCATCGAGATCTCCAACTTCTACACCCTGACCGTGTACGAGAAGGGCTCGGAAGTGGTCGGCATGCTCCACACCCTGCTGGGGCCGCAAGGCTTTCGCAAGGGCAGCGACCTGTACTTCGAGCGCCACGACGGCCAGGCGGTGACCTGCGACGATTTCGTCAAGGCCATGGAAGACGCCAACGGCGTCGACCTGACCCAGTTCAAGCGCTGGTACAGCCAGGCCGGCACGCCGCGCCTGGCGGTCAGCGAGGCCTATGACGCCGCCGCGCAAACCTACCGCCTGACCTTCCGCCAGAGCTGCCCGGCAACCCCGGACAAGGTCGACAAACTGCCGTTCGTGATCCCGGTCGCCATGGGCCTGCTCGACAGCCAGGGCCGCGGCCTGAGCGTGCGCCTGCAGGGTGAGGAGGGCGATGTCGGCACCAGCCGCGTGCTCTCGGTGACCGAGGCCGAGCAGACCTTCACCTTCGTCGACGTCCCGGAAAAACCGCTGCCGTCGCTGCTGCGCGGCTTCAGCGCGCCGGTCAAGCTGAGCTTCCCCTACGACCGCGACCAACTGATGTACCTGATGCAGCACGACAGCGACGGCTTCAACCGCTGGGATGCCACTCAGCAACTGGCCGTGCAGGTGCTGCAGGAGTTGATCGGCCAACACCAGGCCGGCCAGCCGCTGGTCATGGACCCGCGTTTGATCAGGGCGCTGGGCACGGTATTGGACAACCCCGAGCTGGACCCCGCCATGGTCACCGAGCTGCTGTCGCTGCCCAGCGAGGCCTACCTCACCGAGATCAGCGAAGTGGCCGACGTCGAGGCCATTCATGCCGCCCGCGAGTTCGCCCGCAAACAACTCGCCGACAGCCTGTTCGACACCCTGTGGCAGCGTTACCAGGCCAACCGTGGCGTCTCGAAAACCACCGAGTACGTCGCCGAAGCCGAACACTTCGCCCGCCGCGCGCTGCAGAACATCGCCTTGTCGTACCTGATGCTCAGTGGTCGGCCAGAGGTCCTCGCCGCCGCCCAGGAGCAGTTCGCCAACGCCGACAACATGACCGAGCGCCTCACCGCGCTGGCCGTGCTGGTCAACTCGCCCTTCACCGCCGAATGCGATGCGGCGCTGGCAACCTTCGCCGAGCAGTTCAAGGACAACCCGCTGGTCATGGACCAATGGTTCAGCGTGCAGGCGGCCAGCCCCTTGCCTGGCGGTTTGGCCCGGGTCAAGGCGCTGATGCAGCACCCGGCCTTCACCCTGAAGAACCCGAACAAGGTGCGCGCGCTGATCGGCAGCTTTGCCGGGCAGAACCTCATCAACTTCCACGCCGCCGACGGTTCGGGCTATCGCTTCATCGCCGACCTGGTGATCCAGCTCAACGCCACCAACCCGCAGATCGCCTCGCGGCAACTGGCGCCGCTGACCCGCTGGCGCAAATACGACAGCGCCCGCCAGGCGCTGATGAAGGCCGAGCTGGAGCGCATCCGTGCCTCCGGGGAGCTGTCCAGTGATGTGTATGAGGTGGTGAGTAAAAGCCTGGCTTGA
- a CDS encoding DUF2797 domain-containing protein — protein sequence MSTALQDDTVQYQLRLGELRIPVNPLIGRTLRLEYLGAIHCVNCGRKTKTSFSQGYCYPCMTKLAQCDVCIMSPEKCHYDAGTCRDPVWGEQFCMTDHVVYLANSSGIKVGITRATQLPTRWLDQGASQALPIMRVATRQQSGLVEDLFRSQVADRTNWRALLKGDAQKVDLVAVREQLFDSCAAGIHMLQARFGLQAIQPLLDVQPLEIRYPVQAYPTKVVSFNLDKNPVAEGTLLGIKGQYLIFDTGVINIRKYTAYQLAVQH from the coding sequence ATGTCCACGGCGCTGCAAGACGACACCGTGCAATACCAGTTGCGCCTCGGCGAGCTGCGCATCCCGGTCAACCCGCTGATTGGCCGCACGCTGCGTCTGGAATACCTGGGTGCCATCCACTGCGTCAATTGCGGGCGCAAGACCAAGACCAGCTTCAGCCAGGGCTACTGCTATCCGTGCATGACCAAGCTGGCGCAGTGCGACGTGTGCATCATGAGCCCGGAGAAATGCCATTACGACGCCGGCACCTGCCGCGACCCGGTCTGGGGCGAGCAGTTCTGCATGACCGACCACGTCGTGTACCTCGCCAACTCCTCCGGGATCAAGGTCGGCATCACCCGCGCCACCCAGCTGCCGACTCGCTGGCTCGACCAGGGCGCCAGCCAGGCGCTGCCGATCATGCGTGTCGCCACTCGCCAGCAGTCCGGCCTGGTCGAAGACCTGTTCCGCTCCCAGGTAGCTGACCGCACCAACTGGCGCGCGCTGCTCAAGGGCGATGCGCAGAAGGTCGACCTGGTGGCCGTGCGCGAGCAGCTGTTCGACAGCTGCGCAGCCGGCATCCACATGCTCCAGGCGCGTTTCGGCCTGCAGGCCATTCAGCCGTTGCTGGACGTACAGCCCCTGGAGATCCGCTACCCGGTGCAGGCCTACCCGACCAAGGTGGTCAGCTTCAACCTGGACAAGAACCCGGTGGCCGAGGGCACGCTGCTGGGGATCAAGGGTCAATACCTGATATTCGACACCGGCGTGATCAATATTCGTAAATACACGGCGTATCAGCTTGCCGTGCAGCACTAA
- a CDS encoding YeaC family protein yields the protein MSSFAHMIENITPEIYESLKLAVEIGKWSDGRKLTTEQKELSLQAVIAWELQNLPEDQRTGYMGPQECSSKSVPVENILFKSDAIH from the coding sequence ATGTCATCCTTTGCTCACATGATTGAAAACATTACCCCGGAAATCTACGAGAGCCTCAAGCTCGCCGTGGAAATCGGCAAATGGTCGGACGGCCGCAAGCTCACCACCGAGCAGAAAGAGTTGTCTTTGCAGGCGGTCATCGCCTGGGAACTGCAAAACCTGCCCGAAGACCAGCGCACCGGCTACATGGGCCCGCAGGAGTGCTCGTCGAAGTCGGTGCCGGTGGAAAACATCCTGTTCAAGTCGGACGCTATCCATTGA
- a CDS encoding tetratricopeptide repeat protein, whose translation MNASYLLQLAYQRLQAGHNDGAIDSLRQLLAEDGEHAEAHALLAICLINMRRVHAARAESRLALAFNPELPVAHYAMAVVAMALRQFKSAEQHLRQLLDMEPLNPLYHRTLAELYSLTGRSAPRLEQLHKALELSPNDPANLVAMAQYHRSEGHWEQAEAFAREALQSDPGHPGAVVVLGHLLLRRGDTAGAREHAIWALQENANDRAALHLITAVKARESLFLSFWWRLNAWMSERGTTRAIVILLGMFVLFRVSVIAITQQGYPQVAQVIDWVWLAFVVYTFAAPQIFKRALDKELVQVRLSKEF comes from the coding sequence ATGAATGCTTCCTACCTGCTGCAACTGGCCTACCAGCGCCTGCAAGCCGGGCACAACGACGGCGCCATCGACAGCCTGCGCCAGCTGCTGGCCGAAGACGGTGAACATGCCGAGGCCCATGCGCTGCTGGCGATCTGCTTGATCAACATGCGCCGGGTCCATGCCGCCCGCGCCGAATCGCGCCTGGCGCTGGCCTTCAACCCGGAACTGCCAGTGGCGCACTACGCCATGGCGGTGGTGGCCATGGCCCTGCGCCAGTTCAAGAGCGCCGAACAGCACCTGCGCCAGTTGCTCGACATGGAGCCGCTCAATCCGCTGTACCACCGCACCCTGGCCGAGCTTTATAGCCTCACCGGGCGCTCGGCGCCGCGCCTGGAACAACTGCACAAAGCCCTCGAACTGAGCCCCAACGACCCTGCCAACCTGGTCGCGATGGCCCAATACCATCGCAGCGAGGGGCACTGGGAGCAGGCCGAGGCGTTTGCCCGCGAAGCCTTGCAGAGCGACCCTGGCCACCCCGGCGCGGTGGTGGTGCTGGGCCACCTGCTGTTGCGCCGCGGTGACACCGCCGGTGCCCGCGAGCACGCCATCTGGGCCCTGCAGGAAAACGCCAACGACCGCGCCGCGCTGCACCTGATCACCGCGGTCAAGGCCCGCGAAAGCCTGTTCCTGAGCTTCTGGTGGCGGCTCAATGCGTGGATGAGCGAACGCGGCACCACCCGCGCCATCGTCATCCTGCTGGGGATGTTCGTGCTGTTCCGGGTATCGGTGATCGCCATCACCCAGCAGGGCTACCCACAAGTGGCCCAGGTCATCGATTGGGTGTGGCTGGCGTTCGTCGTCTACACCTTCGCCGCACCGCAGATCTTCAAGCGCGCCCTGGACAAGGAGCTGGTGCAGGTGCGGTTGTCCAAGGAGTTCTGA
- a CDS encoding ATP-binding protein, with the protein MDDSTLAQLEAALAASPGNAALLSLLLKAYLERGEHQRGLDRLPGHLGDTPENAALKPLAVQLCLHAGDAARALALADGADPALGLLRARALADLGRLKEGLGEYRAAIAANAALEDMALLRRLNVSVVEFPSAEGRPKLRVISNDDTDESESRRLLEPSAETLTFDDIGGLDELKKTIHKKIILPYQKPGLFQRFRKRVGGGVLLYGPPGCGKTLLARATAGECKATFFNIAISDVLDMYIGESERKLHALFEQARKAAPAVMFFDEVEALGGKRSNTREATSSKLVSQFLSEMDGFTHDNHGVLILAATNVPWSVDSAFRRPGRFDRVLFVPPPDRTARASMLQLMLADRPLAPGIDLAFLAKNTPGFSGADLSELVETAADEAIEASIASGSEQPISDAHLKAALKQVRATTLEWLTTARNYARYANEGNQYDEVLAFLDQHAKDR; encoded by the coding sequence ATGGATGATTCCACCCTCGCACAACTGGAAGCGGCCCTGGCCGCTTCCCCCGGCAATGCCGCGCTGCTGAGCCTGTTGCTCAAGGCCTACCTGGAGCGTGGCGAGCATCAACGCGGCCTCGACCGCCTGCCTGGCCATCTCGGCGACACCCCTGAAAACGCCGCGCTCAAACCTCTGGCGGTACAGCTGTGCCTGCACGCCGGCGACGCCGCGCGCGCGCTGGCCCTGGCCGATGGCGCCGACCCGGCGCTGGGCCTGCTGCGCGCCCGCGCCCTGGCCGACCTCGGTCGGCTCAAGGAAGGCCTCGGCGAATATCGCGCGGCCATCGCCGCCAACGCCGCGCTGGAAGACATGGCCTTGCTGCGCCGGCTCAACGTGTCGGTCGTGGAGTTTCCATCGGCTGAAGGCCGGCCCAAGCTGCGGGTGATCTCCAACGACGACACCGATGAAAGCGAAAGCCGCCGTCTGCTCGAACCCAGCGCCGAGACCCTGACCTTCGACGACATCGGCGGCCTCGACGAACTGAAGAAAACCATCCACAAGAAGATCATCCTGCCGTACCAGAAGCCCGGCCTGTTCCAGCGCTTTCGCAAGCGCGTCGGCGGCGGCGTGCTGCTGTACGGCCCACCGGGCTGCGGCAAGACCCTGCTGGCCCGGGCCACGGCGGGGGAGTGCAAGGCGACCTTCTTCAATATCGCCATCAGCGACGTGCTCGACATGTACATCGGCGAGTCCGAGCGCAAGCTGCACGCCCTGTTCGAGCAGGCGCGCAAAGCCGCGCCGGCGGTGATGTTCTTCGACGAGGTCGAAGCCCTCGGCGGCAAGCGCTCGAACACCCGCGAGGCGACCTCGTCGAAACTGGTCAGCCAGTTTCTTTCGGAAATGGACGGCTTCACCCACGACAACCACGGCGTGCTGATTCTCGCCGCCACCAACGTGCCCTGGTCGGTGGACTCGGCCTTCCGCCGCCCCGGCCGCTTCGACCGCGTGCTGTTCGTGCCGCCGCCCGATCGCACAGCGCGGGCCAGCATGCTGCAGCTGATGCTGGCCGACCGTCCGTTGGCGCCAGGCATCGACCTGGCCTTCCTGGCGAAGAACACCCCCGGCTTCTCCGGCGCCGACTTGAGCGAGCTGGTGGAGACCGCCGCCGACGAGGCCATCGAAGCGTCCATCGCCAGCGGCAGCGAGCAGCCGATCAGCGACGCGCACCTCAAGGCCGCGCTCAAGCAGGTGCGCGCCACCACCCTGGAGTGGCTGACCACGGCGCGCAACTATGCGCGCTACGCCAACGAAGGCAACCAGTACGACGAAGTGCTGGCCTTCCTCGACCAACATGCCAAGGACCGCTGA
- a CDS encoding metallophosphoesterase: MLDPARSFDLIGDVHGCAHTLEHLLDTLGYRKQAGVWRHPSRQALFLGDIIDRGPRIREALHIVHDMVVAGQALCIMGNHEFNALGWTTLAPPGSGKEYVHEHTPRHQRLIQATLDQFAQHPGDWQDFLGWFHQLPMCMDGGRFRVVHACWDHALIDSFLQRHPDACIDTAFVQQAGIKGSFANRVFDRLLRGTDMRLPDGLTLTGGDGLTRAFFRTKFWEDDPQTYGDIVFQPDALPEQIARVPLSDSEKSALLRYGAAEPLLFVGHYWRSGRPSAIRPNLACLDYSAVLYGKLVAYRLDNETEVDPRKFVWVDVQRPQAPVPGAEA; the protein is encoded by the coding sequence ATGCTCGATCCGGCGCGCAGTTTCGATCTGATCGGCGACGTGCATGGTTGTGCTCACACCCTCGAGCATCTGCTCGACACGCTCGGCTACCGCAAGCAGGCCGGCGTCTGGCGCCACCCGTCGCGCCAGGCGCTGTTCCTCGGCGACATCATCGACCGCGGCCCGCGCATTCGCGAGGCGCTGCACATCGTCCACGACATGGTGGTGGCCGGCCAGGCGCTGTGCATCATGGGCAACCATGAGTTCAACGCCCTGGGCTGGACCACTCTGGCGCCGCCGGGCTCGGGCAAGGAGTACGTGCACGAGCACACCCCGCGCCATCAACGGCTGATCCAGGCCACCCTCGACCAGTTCGCGCAGCACCCCGGCGACTGGCAGGACTTCCTTGGCTGGTTCCACCAACTGCCGATGTGCATGGACGGCGGGCGTTTTCGCGTGGTGCATGCCTGCTGGGACCATGCCCTGATCGACAGCTTCCTGCAGCGCCACCCCGACGCCTGCATCGACACCGCCTTCGTGCAGCAGGCCGGCATCAAGGGCAGTTTCGCCAACCGGGTGTTCGACCGCCTGCTGCGCGGCACCGACATGCGCCTGCCCGACGGCTTGACCCTGACCGGTGGCGACGGCCTGACCCGGGCGTTCTTTCGCACCAAGTTCTGGGAAGACGACCCGCAGACCTACGGCGACATTGTCTTCCAGCCCGACGCCTTGCCCGAGCAGATCGCCCGCGTGCCCCTCAGCGACTCCGAGAAAAGTGCTCTGCTGCGCTACGGCGCCGCCGAGCCGCTACTGTTCGTCGGCCACTACTGGCGCAGCGGCCGGCCCAGCGCCATTCGTCCCAACCTGGCCTGCCTGGACTACAGTGCGGTGCTCTATGGCAAGCTGGTGGCCTACCGGCTGGACAACGAAACCGAGGTCGACCCGCGTAAATTCGTCTGGGTCGACGTGCAGCGTCCGCAAGCCCCTGTCCCGGGCGCCGAGGCATGA
- a CDS encoding NAD(+) kinase encodes MEQFRNIGIIGRLGSSQVLDTIRRLKTFLLERHLHVILEDTIAEVLPGHGLQTSTRKMLGEVCDLVIVVGGDGSLLGAARALARHNIPVLGINRGSLGFLTDIRPDELEVKVAEVLDGHYLVENRFLLQASVRRHGESIGQGDALNDVVLHPGKSTRMIEFEIYIDGQFVCSQKADGLIVATPTGSTAYALSAGGPIMHPKLDAIVIVPMYPHTLSGRPIVVDGNSELKIVVAKDMTIYPQVSCDGQNHFTCAPGDTITVSKKSQKLRLIHPLDHNYYEVCRTKLGWGSRLGNGGD; translated from the coding sequence ATGGAGCAATTTCGCAATATCGGCATCATCGGTCGCCTCGGCAGCTCGCAGGTGCTGGACACCATTCGCCGGCTCAAGACCTTTCTGCTCGAACGGCACCTGCATGTCATCCTCGAGGACACCATCGCCGAAGTATTGCCCGGCCACGGCCTGCAGACCTCCACGCGCAAGATGCTCGGTGAAGTCTGCGACCTGGTGATCGTGGTCGGCGGCGACGGCAGCCTCTTGGGCGCTGCGCGCGCGCTGGCCAGGCACAATATTCCGGTGCTGGGCATCAACCGCGGCAGCCTGGGTTTTCTCACCGACATCCGTCCCGATGAGCTGGAAGTCAAGGTCGCCGAAGTCCTTGACGGCCATTATCTGGTCGAGAACCGTTTCCTGCTGCAGGCCTCGGTGCGCCGCCACGGCGAGTCGATCGGCCAGGGCGACGCGCTCAACGATGTGGTGCTGCACCCCGGCAAGTCGACGCGGATGATCGAATTCGAGATCTACATCGACGGCCAGTTCGTCTGCAGCCAGAAGGCCGACGGCCTGATCGTCGCCACGCCCACCGGTTCGACCGCCTACGCGCTGTCCGCCGGCGGGCCGATCATGCACCCCAAGCTCGACGCCATCGTCATCGTGCCGATGTACCCGCACACCTTGTCGGGCCGGCCGATCGTGGTCGACGGCAACAGCGAGCTGAAGATTGTCGTGGCCAAGGACATGACCATCTACCCGCAGGTCTCCTGCGACGGCCAGAACCATTTCACCTGCGCCCCCGGGGACACCATCACGGTCAGCAAGAAGTCGCAGAAGCTGCGCCTGATCCACCCCCTGGACCACAACTACTACGAAGTGTGCCGGACCAAGCTCGGCTGGGGCAGCCGGCTCGGCAACGGAGGCGATTGA
- a CDS encoding DUF1853 family protein, translating to MNPFNDLRYLPGSLRQPAVRDLAWVLVAPPLLAPGAMAQCHPLAGSDWAQAPAALEQWLRALDRHAQPLLDWLARSSTRRLGVYYERLWQFALAHAPGVELVAANLAIRDAGRTLGELDIVLRDASGVHHLELAIKLYLGPADSLTGADPFAWLGPGCHDRLGRKLAHLREHQLPMAARPQAQAALAELEVQVCRSQLWLGGYLFYPYGCSMPAPQGAADEHCRGRWVHRRDWAALAAEAGPGQWQPLPRAAWLAPARMDEVWPEARLQAWLAELDPQARAQLLVRLVAGADGSWHEAERVFLVSDLWPHVAGNDID from the coding sequence ATGAACCCATTCAACGACTTGCGATACCTGCCAGGCTCCCTGCGCCAGCCGGCCGTGCGCGACCTGGCCTGGGTGCTGGTGGCGCCACCGCTGCTGGCCCCCGGGGCCATGGCCCAGTGTCATCCGCTGGCCGGCAGCGACTGGGCGCAGGCACCCGCCGCGCTGGAGCAGTGGCTGCGGGCGCTCGACCGGCACGCACAACCCCTGCTCGACTGGCTCGCCCGCAGCAGCACCCGGCGCCTGGGCGTGTACTACGAACGCCTCTGGCAATTCGCCCTGGCGCACGCGCCGGGGGTCGAGCTGGTGGCGGCAAACCTGGCAATCCGCGACGCCGGCCGCACCCTGGGCGAGCTGGACATCGTGCTGCGCGACGCCAGCGGCGTGCATCATCTGGAGCTGGCCATCAAGCTTTACCTGGGCCCTGCCGATAGCCTGACAGGTGCGGACCCTTTCGCCTGGCTCGGCCCCGGCTGTCACGACCGGCTGGGCCGCAAGCTGGCGCATCTGCGCGAGCACCAGTTGCCGATGGCAGCACGGCCGCAGGCGCAGGCGGCACTGGCCGAACTGGAGGTCCAGGTGTGCCGCTCGCAGCTGTGGCTGGGCGGCTATCTGTTCTACCCCTACGGTTGCTCGATGCCGGCACCGCAGGGCGCCGCTGACGAGCATTGCCGGGGGCGCTGGGTGCACCGGCGCGACTGGGCCGCGTTGGCCGCCGAAGCCGGGCCGGGCCAGTGGCAACCGCTGCCCCGCGCGGCCTGGTTGGCGCCAGCGCGAATGGACGAGGTGTGGCCCGAGGCGCGCTTGCAGGCATGGCTGGCGGAACTCGATCCGCAGGCTCGTGCCCAACTGCTGGTTCGCCTGGTGGCGGGCGCCGATGGCAGCTGGCATGAAGCCGAACGGGTGTTTCTGGTCAGCGATCTGTGGCCCCACGTTGCCGGGAACGACATTGATTGA
- a CDS encoding cytochrome b yields MSWNNTQDRYGTLSITLHWVMVVLLAAVYACIELRSHFDRASTGRLLLGQFHFMLGLSVFVLVWLRLLARSLGVTPRIVPAPAAWQRWPARLMHLSLYALMIAMPLLGWLTLSGQDKPIPFWGLQLPPLIAANRELAGQIEDWHIRVGEWGYWLIGLHAVAGLAHHYLRRDNALSRILPRRRVD; encoded by the coding sequence ATGAGCTGGAACAACACCCAGGACCGTTACGGCACCCTCTCCATTACCCTGCACTGGGTGATGGTGGTGCTGTTGGCGGCGGTGTACGCCTGCATCGAATTGCGCAGCCATTTCGACCGCGCCAGCACTGGCCGCCTGCTGCTGGGTCAGTTTCACTTCATGCTCGGCTTGAGCGTGTTCGTGCTGGTGTGGCTGCGCCTGCTGGCGCGCAGCCTGGGCGTGACCCCGCGCATCGTGCCGGCGCCTGCGGCCTGGCAACGTTGGCCGGCGCGGCTGATGCACCTCTCGTTGTACGCGCTGATGATCGCCATGCCGCTGCTGGGCTGGCTGACCTTGAGCGGGCAGGACAAGCCGATACCTTTCTGGGGCCTGCAACTGCCGCCGTTGATCGCCGCCAATCGCGAGCTGGCCGGGCAGATCGAGGATTGGCACATTCGGGTCGGTGAATGGGGTTATTGGCTGATCGGGCTGCACGCCGTGGCGGGCTTGGCACATCACTATCTGCGGCGCGATAACGCATTGTCACGCATCCTGCCGCGGCGGCGGGTCGATTGA
- a CDS encoding 1-aminocyclopropane-1-carboxylate deaminase/D-cysteine desulfhydrase, with product MNDLPLAPLQRLHFAWLEGAGVELAVLRLDLIDPLISGNKGFKLLPYLQAARAQGRNGLISLGGAYSNHLHALAAAGQRLGFATVGLLRGHAQETPTVADLRRFGMQLHWLGYAGYRQRHEPDFWTPWRERYPDLLAVPEGGGGPLGAQGCKLIVQQAREQLAALGWADYHGWWLACGTGTTLAGLVLAEAGAHPVYGAMAVPSGHGVAETVAALAGGQGYQLLEASRGGFAKVDEALLGFMAECEEQAGVPLEPVYTAKALWALRERVEAGLFPPGARLIFVHTGGLQGRR from the coding sequence ATGAACGACCTGCCCCTGGCGCCGCTGCAGCGCCTGCACTTCGCCTGGCTCGAAGGCGCAGGCGTGGAGCTGGCGGTGCTGCGCCTGGACCTGATCGACCCGCTGATCAGCGGCAACAAAGGGTTCAAGCTGTTGCCCTACCTGCAAGCGGCGCGCGCGCAGGGGCGCAATGGCTTGATCAGCCTGGGCGGCGCCTACTCCAATCATCTGCACGCATTGGCGGCGGCCGGGCAGCGCCTGGGTTTTGCCACGGTCGGGCTGCTGCGTGGCCATGCGCAGGAAACGCCAACGGTGGCGGATTTGCGCAGGTTCGGCATGCAGTTGCATTGGCTGGGTTATGCCGGCTATCGCCAGCGCCATGAACCGGATTTCTGGACGCCCTGGCGCGAGCGGTATCCCGACCTGCTGGCGGTGCCCGAAGGTGGCGGCGGCCCGCTGGGTGCGCAGGGCTGCAAGCTGATTGTGCAGCAGGCCCGTGAGCAGTTGGCGGCCCTGGGCTGGGCGGACTATCACGGCTGGTGGCTGGCCTGCGGCACCGGCACCACCCTGGCCGGGCTGGTGCTGGCGGAGGCCGGCGCGCATCCAGTGTACGGCGCCATGGCGGTGCCGAGCGGCCACGGCGTAGCCGAAACGGTGGCGGCCTTAGCAGGGGGGCAAGGCTACCAGCTGCTCGAGGCCAGCCGGGGTGGGTTTGCCAAGGTCGACGAAGCGTTGCTCGGGTTCATGGCCGAGTGTGAGGAACAGGCGGGCGTGCCGCTGGAGCCGGTCTACACGGCCAAGGCCTTGTGGGCGTTGCGCGAGCGGGTCGAGGCTGGACTTTTTCCGCCTGGGGCTCGGCTGATCTTCGTGCACACCGGGGGTTTGCAGGGGCGGCGCTGA